The proteins below are encoded in one region of Anguilla anguilla isolate fAngAng1 chromosome 3, fAngAng1.pri, whole genome shotgun sequence:
- the ndufa2 gene encoding NADH dehydrogenase [ubiquinone] 1 alpha subcomplex subunit 2 encodes MAAATVRSIGANLAKNLREVRLHLCQTSAASQGARDFVEHHYVTLKKANPDFPILIRECSGVQPKLWGRYDFGKEQSVALSNLNVDQVATALETLNNAKP; translated from the exons ATGGCTGCCGCTACTGTGAGGAGCATCGGCGCTAACCTTGCGAAAAACCTCCGAGAGGTTCGCTTACATTTATGTCAGACATCAGCCGCAAGTCAAGGAGCCAG GGATTTCGTGGAGCACCACTATGTAACGTTGAAGAAGGCTAACCCCGACTTCCCAATTTTGATCAGGGAATGTTCCGGGGTGCAACCCAAACTCTGGGGAAGATACG attttgGAAAGGAGCAAAGTGTGGCTCTGAGCAACCTGAATGTTGACCAAGTAGCCACGGCTCTGGAGACCCTTAACAACGCCAAACCATGA